A genomic region of Caenorhabditis elegans chromosome V contains the following coding sequences:
- the Y44A6D.1 gene encoding uncharacterized protein (Confirmed by transcript evidence): METIWIPHLHTALAYMHERFLELFILPDSCPSKKLEELQQKEGN; encoded by the exons ATGGAGACGATTTGGATTCCCCACCTTCACACGGCCCTAGCATATATGCACGAGAGATTTTTGGAGTTGTTTATTCTCCCTGATtcct gtccaTCGAAAAAACTTGAAGAGCTCCAACAAAAAGAAGGGAACTGA
- the tpan-1 gene encoding Antitoxin (Confirmed by transcript evidence), whose protein sequence is MADAAKNALSSIFDKTKDVLSTAADATKGYASQAQQAIGKIIPGANHESDPNAAVAAAQAASGQPVDTTGGVPPAQ, encoded by the exons ATGGCTGACGCTGCG aaaaacgcTCTTTCCTCAATCTTCGATAAGACTAAGGATGTTTTATCAACAGCCGCAGATGCAACGAAAGGATATGCTTCTCAGGCACAGCAAGCTATAGGAAAAATCATCCCAGGAGCCAATCATGAATCTGACCCG AACGCCGCCGTTGCTGCAGCCCAAGCTGCATCTGGACAACCCGTAGACACAACCGGAGGTGTTCCACCAGCACAATAG
- the Y44A6D.3 gene encoding Brinker DNA-binding domain-containing protein (Confirmed by transcript evidence) gives MSSDVRKALDPGTPYSRTLKYSIDEKLAIISHAKNHGNRAAGREFNVAESSIREWRKNENKLIHNRDAAAARLNAQSSHSSGPARLNNMNNNNNNNHNHSKNNNIQYTQTVFPRRTPDDIVKHIQIAQITQLAMMKMDFTSLARIAPFLQAHQHQQQAQAKPDSISTASSVVGTPSSISSSSSTPPPSTSPVPTSSGSGRRKPRCPMKIVVAESNNPVNIEEIQENIDE, from the exons ATGTCATCAGACGTTCGTAAGGCTCTGGATCCAGGCACTCCGTATAGTCGAACTCTAAAG TACTCTATTGATGAAAAGTTGGCGATCATCTCGCACGCAAAGAATCATGGCAATAGAGCAGCTGGGCGGGAATTCAATGTGGCAGAGAGTAGTATCAGAGAAtggaggaaaaatgaaaacaaactGAT tcacAACAGAGATGCGGCAGCAGCTCGATTAAATGCACAATCCTCACATTCCTCTGGTCCAGCTCGTTTGAACAACATGAATAATAACAACAATAATAATCACAATCACAGCAAAAACAACAACATTCAGTACACTCAAACTGTTTTTCCACGACGAACTCCAGATGATATTGTGAAG CATATTCAGATAGCGCAGATAACACAACTTGCTATGATGAAAATGGATTTCACAAGTCTAGCTCGTATTGCACCTTTTCTTCAAGCTCATCAGCACCAGCAACAGGCTCAAGCAAAACCTGATTCAATATCTACTGCTAGCAGCGTTGTTGGCACTCCAAGTTCTatttcatcatcttcatcaacACCGCCTCCGTCCACGTCACCTGTGCCAACGTCTTCCGGCTCTGGTAGAAGAAAACCTCGATGTCCTATGAAAATAGTCGTTGCCGAATCAAACAATCCTGTCAACATTGAAGAAATCCAAGAAAATATTGATGAGTAG
- the Y44A6D.3 gene encoding Brinker DNA-binding domain-containing protein (Confirmed by transcript evidence), translated as MSSDVRKALDPGTPYSRTLKQYSIDEKLAIISHAKNHGNRAAGREFNVAESSIREWRKNENKLIHNRDAAAARLNAQSSHSSGPARLNNMNNNNNNNHNHSKNNNIQYTQTVFPRRTPDDIVKHIQIAQITQLAMMKMDFTSLARIAPFLQAHQHQQQAQAKPDSISTASSVVGTPSSISSSSSTPPPSTSPVPTSSGSGRRKPRCPMKIVVAESNNPVNIEEIQENIDE; from the exons ATGTCATCAGACGTTCGTAAGGCTCTGGATCCAGGCACTCCGTATAGTCGAACTCTAAAG CAGTACTCTATTGATGAAAAGTTGGCGATCATCTCGCACGCAAAGAATCATGGCAATAGAGCAGCTGGGCGGGAATTCAATGTGGCAGAGAGTAGTATCAGAGAAtggaggaaaaatgaaaacaaactGAT tcacAACAGAGATGCGGCAGCAGCTCGATTAAATGCACAATCCTCACATTCCTCTGGTCCAGCTCGTTTGAACAACATGAATAATAACAACAATAATAATCACAATCACAGCAAAAACAACAACATTCAGTACACTCAAACTGTTTTTCCACGACGAACTCCAGATGATATTGTGAAG CATATTCAGATAGCGCAGATAACACAACTTGCTATGATGAAAATGGATTTCACAAGTCTAGCTCGTATTGCACCTTTTCTTCAAGCTCATCAGCACCAGCAACAGGCTCAAGCAAAACCTGATTCAATATCTACTGCTAGCAGCGTTGTTGGCACTCCAAGTTCTatttcatcatcttcatcaacACCGCCTCCGTCCACGTCACCTGTGCCAACGTCTTCCGGCTCTGGTAGAAGAAAACCTCGATGTCCTATGAAAATAGTCGTTGCCGAATCAAACAATCCTGTCAACATTGAAGAAATCCAAGAAAATATTGATGAGTAG
- the sdf-9 gene encoding Protein sdf-9 (Confirmed by transcript evidence), with translation MEKYSIRSNIVHKLDDNQPLLSERVTARLEAVNRNRVVKIVPQHRYNVRLTPSMLNRDGYINASLMEFSDVGQKYILTGIPSEDKVFAFWQMVLEQRSPTIIQFADNVEEKLEHYDKYFPDKGDVWSYGHLQVERKSYAIHQGNFHTRNFILRKGNETHRVLHFTVFGWTETTTPIMQDFLALRKVMKDTGALNMINPASALFRSTMRRYIHTPPSFAPIIQSARGSSRAGAFVVIDLLIRMIDGKKTNLYSVEDLIVKCKHMRIHCVPVALHHSFIYEAVLDYLLRRNPRFQDFKEPLIAYSESCFVKWSSMDKEIEKFINTKTWFLNESSRNKFLRSVMPPVV, from the exons atggaaaaatattcTATCAGAAGCAACATTGTTCAC AAATTGGACGACAATCAGCCTCTTCTTTCTGAGAGGGTAACTGCACGTTTGGAAGCTGTTAATAGAAATAGAGTCGTAAAAATTGTTCCTc AGCACAGATACAACGTAAGACTGACCCCATCAATGTTAAATCGGGATGGATATATAAATGCATCACTGATGGAATTTTCGGATGTTGGACAGAAATATATTCTCACTGGCATCCCGTCGGAAGATAAAGTATTCGCTTTTTGGCAGATGGTTCTTGAGCAAAGATCTCCGACGATTATACAGTTCGCGGATAACGttgaagaaaaacttgaaCATTACGACAAGTACTTCCCAGATAAGGGCGACGTATGGAGTTATGGGCATCTTCAAGTTGAGCGCAAGAGTTATGCAATTCATCAGGGAAACTTTCACACCCGGAATTTTATTCTTAGAAAAGGAAACG aaactcaCCGAGTTCTGCATTTTACAGTCTTTGGATGGACTGAAACTACAACACCAATAATGCAAGATTTTTTGGCTTTGCGGAAAGTAATGAAAG ACACGGGGGCGCTCAATATGATCAATCCAGCAAGTGCACTCTTCAGGTCCACAATGCGCCGGTACATTCACACTCCTCCATCTTTTGCTCCAATCATTCAAAGTGCAAGAGGAAGTAGCCGAGCTGGAGCATTTGTTGTCATTGATCTTCTCATACGTATGATTGATGGCAAGAAAACTAATCTGTATTCAGTGGAGGATCTCATCGTGAAGTGCAAACACATGAGAATTCATTGCGTTCCAGTGGCTTTGCACCATTCGTTCATTTATGAAGCTGTTCTAGACTATCTTCTTAGACGAAATCCAAGGTTTCAGGATTTTAAAGAACCTTTAATCGCTTATTCGGAAAGTTGCTTTGTTAAATGGAGCTCAATGGacaaggaaattgaaaagtttatcAACACGAAAACATGGTTTCTTAATGAGTCTTCAAGAAACAAATTTCTCCGTAGCGTGATG CCGCCCGTGGTTTAA
- the Y44A6D.5 gene encoding Branched-chain-amino-acid aminotransferase (Confirmed by transcript evidence) yields MQKISSGLLKRSFISSSLRCTHSFQYANLVVEKSTKKQRIPSDPAKLGFGRYFSDHMIDIDWDVKEGWIAPKICPFQNFSIHPAAKVLHYAIEIFEGMKAYHGVDGKIRLFRPELNMERMRRSARRSSLPDFDARQACLLIDELIRIDADIVPKTDQASLYIRPMMFATEQHIGVSESTQAKWACFTSITGSYFNYEKGIRLLADPEMVRSWKGGVGQYKMGCNYAPTIFVGKMAALHGCDQAMWLSGDNRLITEAGAMNVFMLWTNEDNELELITPPTDSGLLLPGITRQSIVELAQEMNLMKVSEKNFTMAQLSRAVHEKRVHEFFVSGTAANVGPVSEIVYCDKELDVMENLQIPTLSSKMQLHTRLNKTLSDIHFGRIEKKEWQHIVEL; encoded by the exons atgcagaaaatatcGTCTGGTCTTCTGAAAAG atctTTCATCTCTTCATCCCTCAGATGTACTCACAGCTTCCAATATGCAAATTTGGTGGTCGAAAAAAGCACCAAAAAGCAACGAATTCCTAGTGAT CCAGCAAAACTTGGATTCGGTCGCTACTTTTCCGACCATATGATTGATATTGATTGGGATGTGAAAGAGGGATGGATTGCTCCAAAGATCTGcccatttcaaaatttctccatTCATCCGGCGGCTAAAGTTCTTCATTATGCGATTGAGATATTTGAAGGCATGAAAGCATATCACGGGGTCGATGGCAAG ATCCGTCTATTTCGCCCGGAGCTGAATATGGAGCGAATGAGAAGATCTGCTCGTCGTTCCTCGCTCCCAGATTTTGATGCTCGTCAGGCATGTCTACTCATCGATGAACTCATTCGAATCGATGCAGACATTGTTCCGAAAACCGATCAAGCCTCCTTGTACATTCGCCCCATGATGTTTGCAACTGAACAACATATCGGAGTTTCGGAAAGTACACAAGCCAAATGGGCGTGTTTTACATCGATCACTGGTAGTTATTTCAATTATGAGAAA GGTATTCGTCTGTTGGCAGATCCTGAAATGGTACGCTCGTGGAAAGGAGGTGTCGGACAATACAAAATGGGGTGCAACTATGCACCAActatttttgttggaaa GATGGCTGCGTTGCACGGATGTGATCAAGCTATGTGGCTTTCTGGAGATAATCGCCTGATCACTGAAGCCGGCGCGATGAATGTGTTCATGCTTTGGACAAATGAAGACAATGAATTGGAGCTCATAACTCCACCTACAGATTCTGGTCTTCTTCTTCCCGGGATAACTAGACAGTCTATCGTAGAGTTGGCACAGGAAATGAACCTGATGAAAGTCTCCGAGAAGAACTTCACAATGGCGCAACTGTCACGCGCAGTTCACGAGAAACGAGTTCACGAATTCTTTGTATCAGGTACTGCTGCCAACGTTGGACCAGTCTCTGAAATTGTGTACTGCGATAAAGAACTGGACGTTATGGAGAACTTGCAGATTCCCACATTGAGTAGCAAAATGCAGTTGCACACGAg actCAACAAGACGCTTTCTGACATTCACTTTGGGCGTATCGAGAAAAAGGAATGGCAGCATATTGTGGAACTGTAA